In Helianthus annuus cultivar XRQ/B chromosome 8, HanXRQr2.0-SUNRISE, whole genome shotgun sequence, a single genomic region encodes these proteins:
- the LOC110873193 gene encoding licodione synthase, which produces MNFLVIISLVFLTSLFLLFSKRKPKHRLPPSPPSLPIIGHLHHLGPLIHQSFKSLSTRYGPLIHLRLGSVTCFVADTPELAQELLQKNDLAFSYRKHTLAIDHITYGVAFAFAPYGPYWKYIKKLSTVELLGSQNLGHFLPLRTHEIQELLRTLTVKAKQNESVNMTDELLKLANNVICQMMMGIRYSATDSEAVEAKNLVREVTKIFGEFNVSDFIWFCKRLDLQGFEKRYKDIHIRYDALLEKVMSKREEMRRREGKGKDGKGKDFLDLLLDVLEDEKAEIKITRNHIKALILDFFTAATETTAVTMEWTLVELINNPKVIEKARQEIDVVIGNKRLVEESDTPNLPYIQAIIKEVFRLHPPIPMVIRKSNENVTIKGYDIPVGSILFVNIWSIGRNSKYWESPLEFNPDRFLEGGALKGSLDIKGHNFTLLPFGTGRRSCPGINMAMRQLPVVIATLVQCFEWNVKEKRRLNVDERGGLTAPRATDLVCFPSVRKNSPFKV; this is translated from the exons ATGAATTTTCTGGTCATAATTTCCTTAGTTTTCCTCACTTCACTCTTCCTCTTATTCTCCAAAAGGAAACCAAAACATCGTCTTCCACCAAGCCCCCCATCGTTACCAATTATCGGTCACCTACACCACCTCGGCCCACTCATCCACCAGTCCTTCAAAAGCCTCTCCACCCGCTACGGCCCGCTAATCCACCTTCGTCTAGGTTCGGTCACTTGTTTCGTTGCGGACACTCCCGAACTCGCCCAAGAACTACTCCAAAAAAATGACCTTGCTTTCTCTTATAGAAAACACACCTTAGCCATTGACCATATTACTTATGGTGTTGCCTTTGCATTTGCACCATATGGACCTTATtggaaatatataaaaaaactgtCGACAGTAGAGCTTCTAGGCAGCCAGAATCTTGGCCATTTCCTCCCCCTTAGAACACATGAAATCCAAGAGCTTCTGCGAACGCTAACCGTGAAAGCGAAACAAAATGAGAGTGTGAATATGACGGATGAGTTGTTAAAGCTAGCAAACAATGTTATATGTCAAATGATGATGGGTATCCGGTATTCTGCGACTGATAGTGAAGCAGTGGAAGCCAAGAATCTTGTTCGGGAAGTGACAAAGATATTCGGAGAGTTTAATGTATCGGATTTCATATGGTTTTGCAAGAGGTTAGATTTGCAAGGGTTTGAGAAGAGGTACAAAGATATACATATAAGGTatgatgctttgcttgaaaaaGTCATGTCTAAGAGAGAAGAAATGAGAAGAAGAGAAGGAAAAGGCAAAGATGGCAAAGGGAAAGATTTTCTGGACTTGTTGCTTGATGTTTTGGAGGATGAGAAAGCTGAGATTAAAATTACTAGAAACCATATCAAAGCCTTGATTTTG GACTTTTTTACGGCAGCAACAGAAACAACCGCCGTAACCATGGAATGGACCTTAGTTGAACTTATCAATAACCCTAAGGTCATTGAAAAAGCAAGACAAGAGATTGATGTGGTCATCGGAAACAAGAGGCTAGTTGAGGAGTCTGACACGCCGAACTTGCCTTACATTCAAGCAATCATAAAAGAAGTCTTCCGACTTCATCCACCTATTCCTATGGTTATACGCAAGTCGAACGAAAATGTCACCATTAAAGGATACGACATCCCTGTTGGCTCCATATTGTTCGTTAATATCTGGTCGATCGGAAGAAACTCGAAGTATTGGGAAAGCCCATTAGAGTTCAACCCGGATAGGTTTTTAGAAGGTGGTGCCCTTAAAGGTTCTTTAGATATTAAGGGCCACAATTTTACACTTTTGCCTTTTGGAACTGGGAGGAGAAGTTGTCCTGGCATAAACATGGCAATGAGACAGCTCCCTGTGGTGATTGCCACACTCGTACAATGCTTTGAATGGAACGTTAAGGAAAAACGACGGTTAAATGTGGATGAGCGTGGCGGATTGACGGCTCCGAGGGCAACGGATCTTGTGTGTTTTCCCTCGGTTCGCAAAAACTCCCCAtttaaggtttag